The Xanthobacter flavus genome includes a window with the following:
- a CDS encoding FtsB family cell division protein, whose translation MQSRSRLQTILATLALHVGAAALIGYFAYHAYIGDHGLLARRNYEQEMKALESELAGLKAQRQAMENKVSLLAPSQLDPDMLDEEARRQLNFINNKDLVLLRTK comes from the coding sequence ATGCAAAGCCGCTCGCGACTCCAGACCATCCTCGCCACGCTTGCCCTGCATGTGGGGGCAGCCGCGCTCATCGGCTACTTCGCGTATCATGCCTATATTGGCGATCACGGCCTGCTCGCGCGCCGCAACTACGAGCAGGAGATGAAGGCGCTCGAATCCGAACTGGCGGGCCTGAAAGCGCAGCGGCAGGCGATGGAGAACAAGGTCTCCCTTCTGGCCCCGAGCCAGCTCGATCCGGACATGCTGGACGAGGAGGCGCGGCGGCAGCTGAACTTCATCAACAACAAGGATCTCGTGCTGCTTCGCACAAAATGA
- the recO gene encoding DNA repair protein RecO, with translation MEWTDEGIVLGVRRHGEGNAIVELLTRHRGRHLGMVRGGASRRLAPVLQPGNSVTATWRARLDEHMGNYALEPSTVRAALLMEAPHAAFAFTHMAQLLHLLPERDPHEELYLTLGAILDALGEREAAGMLLARFELAMLTELGFGLELETCAATGRRDDLVYVSPRSGRAVCRSAGAPYQDRLFPLPAFLLTGARPSADDVEAALAITGHFLMARALEPRGLGFSETRASFLTAWRRVTDHLR, from the coding sequence TTGGAGTGGACCGACGAAGGCATTGTGCTGGGTGTCCGGCGGCATGGCGAGGGCAACGCCATCGTCGAGCTGCTGACCCGCCATCGCGGGCGCCATCTGGGAATGGTGCGCGGCGGCGCCTCGCGGCGCCTGGCGCCGGTGCTCCAGCCGGGCAATTCGGTGACCGCCACCTGGCGGGCCCGCCTCGACGAGCACATGGGCAATTACGCGTTGGAGCCCTCCACCGTTCGGGCCGCCTTGCTGATGGAAGCGCCCCACGCCGCGTTCGCCTTCACCCATATGGCGCAACTGCTTCATTTGCTGCCCGAGCGCGACCCCCATGAAGAGCTTTACCTCACGCTCGGCGCCATTCTGGATGCGCTGGGCGAGCGGGAGGCTGCGGGCATGCTTCTGGCGCGGTTCGAGCTTGCGATGCTGACCGAGCTGGGTTTCGGGCTGGAGCTTGAGACTTGCGCGGCGACCGGCCGGCGGGATGATCTCGTCTACGTCTCGCCCAGGAGCGGACGGGCGGTCTGCCGCTCTGCGGGCGCCCCCTATCAGGACCGCCTCTTTCCGCTGCCGGCATTCCTTCTGACGGGCGCACGCCCCTCGGCGGACGACGTGGAAGCGGCGCTGGCCATAACGGGTCACTTCCTAATGGCTCGCGCGCTTGAGCCGCGCGGGCTCGGATTTTCCGAAACCCGCGCGTCATTCCTTACTGCCTGGCGACGGGTTACCGATCACCTGCGGTAG
- the parC gene encoding DNA topoisomerase IV subunit A: MATRTLPPGDGNIEKVTLKEALEERYLAYALSTIMHRALPDARDGLKPVHRRILHAMRQLRLDPGQGFKKSARVVGDVIGKFHPHGDQSVYDALVRLAQDFAQRYPLVDGQGNFGNVDGDNAAAMRYTEARLTETARLLLDGIDEDAVDFRPTYDGSEEEPAVLPAAFPNLLANGSQGIAVGMATSIPPHNAAELLDAALHLIDHPDALAFDLLKFVPGPDFPTGGVLVEDQVGVAEAYATGRGSFRVRARWEKEETGRGSYVVVVTEIPYGVAKSRLVEKIAELLTDKKLPLLADVRDESAEDIRLVLEPRARTVDAEVLMESLFKLTELEARIPLNMNVLVKGQIPKVLSLAEALREWLDHRRDVLLRRSRYRLNQIAHRLEVLGGYLIAYLNLDEVIRIIREEDEPKVSLMQTFELTDVQAEAILNMRLRSLRRLEEMEIRKEHDALSKEQDGLNRLVASETAQWKAISKEIRETRKTYGPETAIGRRRTTFAVAPTVHEDAFTEALVEREPITVVVSAKGWIRALKGHVADVSNLQFKGDDSHGHAFFAETTSKVMVFCSNGRFYTLDASKLPGGRGHGEPVRLMIDLEQEAEIVSVFAYQAGRKLLVASKQGRGFVVPEDDCLANTRKGKQVLVTDPPDAALAVRFVDGDWVAVIGENRKMLVFPLNQIPEMSRGRGVRLQRYKDGGLSDLKVFPMASGLTWEDTSGRTWTVTDLIEWQGERASAGRLPPKGFPRSNTFG; encoded by the coding sequence ATGGCCACCCGCACACTTCCGCCCGGCGACGGGAACATCGAGAAAGTCACGCTGAAGGAGGCGCTGGAAGAGCGCTACCTCGCGTATGCCCTCTCGACCATCATGCACCGCGCGCTGCCCGATGCGCGCGACGGACTGAAACCTGTCCACCGGCGCATTCTGCATGCCATGCGGCAGTTGCGGCTTGATCCCGGGCAGGGCTTCAAGAAGTCCGCCCGCGTGGTCGGCGACGTGATCGGCAAGTTCCATCCGCACGGTGACCAATCGGTCTATGACGCGCTGGTGCGCCTCGCGCAGGACTTCGCCCAACGGTATCCGCTGGTGGATGGTCAGGGCAATTTCGGCAATGTGGACGGCGATAACGCCGCCGCCATGCGATACACCGAGGCCCGCCTCACCGAGACCGCCCGCCTGCTGCTGGACGGCATCGACGAGGACGCGGTGGACTTCCGCCCGACCTATGACGGGTCGGAGGAGGAGCCGGCGGTGCTGCCCGCCGCCTTCCCGAACCTGCTGGCGAACGGCTCGCAGGGCATCGCCGTGGGCATGGCGACGTCAATCCCGCCGCACAATGCGGCTGAGCTGCTGGATGCCGCGCTCCACCTCATCGACCATCCGGACGCCCTCGCCTTCGACCTGCTGAAGTTCGTGCCCGGCCCGGACTTCCCCACCGGCGGCGTGCTGGTGGAGGATCAGGTCGGCGTCGCCGAGGCCTATGCCACCGGGCGCGGCTCCTTCCGCGTCCGCGCGCGCTGGGAGAAGGAGGAGACCGGTCGCGGCAGCTATGTGGTGGTCGTCACCGAGATCCCCTACGGCGTTGCCAAATCCCGCCTCGTGGAAAAAATTGCCGAACTGCTCACCGACAAGAAGCTGCCGCTGCTCGCCGATGTTCGCGACGAGAGCGCCGAGGACATCCGTCTGGTTCTGGAGCCGCGCGCCCGCACCGTGGATGCCGAGGTGCTGATGGAGAGCCTGTTCAAGCTCACCGAGCTTGAGGCGCGCATCCCGCTCAACATGAACGTGCTGGTCAAGGGCCAGATCCCCAAGGTGCTGTCGCTGGCCGAGGCGCTGCGCGAGTGGCTGGATCACCGCCGCGACGTGCTGCTGCGCCGCTCGCGCTATCGGCTGAACCAGATCGCGCACCGGCTGGAGGTGCTCGGCGGCTACCTCATCGCCTATCTCAACCTTGACGAGGTGATCCGTATCATCCGCGAGGAGGACGAGCCGAAGGTCTCGCTGATGCAGACCTTCGAACTGACGGACGTGCAGGCGGAAGCCATCCTCAACATGCGCCTGCGCTCCCTGCGCCGCCTGGAGGAGATGGAGATCCGCAAGGAGCACGATGCCCTCTCCAAGGAGCAGGACGGGCTCAACCGCCTCGTCGCCTCGGAGACGGCGCAGTGGAAGGCGATCTCCAAGGAAATCCGGGAGACGCGCAAGACCTACGGCCCCGAGACCGCCATCGGCCGCCGCCGCACCACCTTCGCGGTCGCGCCGACCGTTCACGAGGACGCCTTCACCGAGGCGCTGGTGGAGCGCGAGCCCATCACGGTCGTCGTGTCCGCCAAGGGCTGGATCCGCGCGCTGAAGGGGCATGTGGCGGATGTCTCGAACCTGCAGTTCAAGGGCGACGACAGCCACGGCCACGCCTTCTTCGCCGAGACCACGTCCAAGGTCATGGTGTTCTGTTCCAACGGCCGCTTCTACACGCTCGATGCCTCCAAGCTCCCCGGCGGGCGGGGCCATGGCGAGCCGGTGCGCCTGATGATTGATCTTGAGCAGGAGGCGGAGATCGTCTCCGTCTTCGCCTACCAGGCCGGGCGCAAGCTGCTGGTGGCGTCGAAGCAGGGACGCGGCTTCGTGGTGCCGGAGGACGATTGCCTCGCCAATACCCGCAAGGGCAAGCAGGTGCTCGTGACCGACCCGCCGGACGCGGCGCTGGCGGTGCGCTTCGTGGATGGCGACTGGGTGGCGGTCATCGGTGAGAACCGCAAGATGCTGGTGTTCCCTCTGAACCAGATCCCCGAGATGTCGCGCGGACGGGGCGTGCGCCTGCAACGCTACAAGGACGGCGGCCTTTCCGACCTCAAGGTCTTCCCCATGGCCTCCGGCCTGACCTGGGAGGATACCTCGGGCCGGACCTGGACGGTCACCGATCTCATCGAGTGGCAGGGCGAACGCGCCTCGGCGGGTCGCCTGCCGCCCAAGGGCTTCCCCCGCAGCAATACGTTCGGCTGA
- a CDS encoding chloride channel protein yields the protein MDAPSPDTGRAPARAERTALRRLIDQAQSAVRAREAALVIIAAIMGVLAGVAASIMSATTQWMHEVLYWLAPGERLSSSPALASPWLILIPAIGGAAMGLIALALKRWRRHPFVDPIEANALHGGRMSLTDSIIVALQTMVSNGFGASLGLEAGYSQIGSGIASRLGLTFKLRRNDLRILVGAGAAAGIGAAFDAPLMGAFYGFEIVIGSYSIPAAAPVLAGTIAAVMTARLLGAHVEPLHMPLDPNLGPVDILPILFLGLAAAAVAIIIMRLVTTVETLFGMSRIPAPLRPMVAGLGIGALALYSPQVLSDGHGALHEQVGSAVTASVAIVFGLKILASALSIGSGFRGGLFFASLFLGALMGKLYGALLAIAFPGFHLDPAVAAVVGMGALAVGVIGGPLTMSFLVLEMTRDISLSGFVMAAAVVTSLTVRETFGYSFSTWRLHLRGETIRGAQDVGWMRDLTVAKMMRTDFPTFPQEGTLDALRARYALGSTRMVVLVTAAGGYGGLLRLSEAYASLNPGDTSVADLATQRDHVLLPAMNVKEAALAFDAAKAEDLAVVDETVNRHLLGLLGESHVLKRYAAELERARRGLGAED from the coding sequence ATGGACGCGCCCTCCCCCGACACCGGGCGCGCTCCGGCCCGCGCCGAACGCACGGCGCTGCGACGGCTCATCGATCAGGCGCAGTCCGCGGTGCGGGCACGGGAAGCCGCGCTCGTCATCATCGCGGCGATCATGGGGGTGCTGGCCGGAGTCGCGGCCAGCATCATGAGCGCCACCACCCAGTGGATGCATGAGGTGCTCTACTGGCTGGCGCCCGGCGAACGCCTGTCCTCCTCCCCTGCCCTCGCCTCGCCCTGGCTGATCCTCATACCCGCGATCGGCGGCGCGGCCATGGGGCTGATCGCCCTCGCTCTGAAGCGCTGGCGGCGGCATCCCTTCGTCGATCCCATCGAGGCCAATGCGCTGCATGGCGGGCGCATGTCGCTCACCGACAGCATCATCGTCGCACTCCAGACGATGGTCTCCAACGGCTTCGGCGCCTCGCTGGGGCTGGAGGCCGGCTATTCGCAGATCGGCTCGGGCATCGCCTCGCGGCTGGGATTGACCTTCAAGCTGCGGCGCAACGATCTGCGCATTCTGGTGGGCGCGGGCGCGGCGGCGGGCATCGGCGCGGCGTTCGATGCGCCGCTGATGGGGGCCTTCTACGGCTTCGAGATCGTCATAGGCTCCTATTCCATCCCGGCCGCTGCCCCCGTGCTGGCGGGAACCATCGCGGCGGTGATGACGGCGCGGCTGCTGGGCGCGCATGTCGAGCCGCTGCATATGCCCCTCGACCCGAACCTCGGGCCGGTGGACATCCTCCCTATCCTCTTCCTCGGCCTCGCCGCGGCGGCCGTCGCCATCATCATCATGCGCCTTGTGACGACGGTGGAGACCCTGTTCGGCATGAGCCGCATTCCCGCGCCCCTGCGACCCATGGTGGCGGGTCTCGGGATCGGCGCGCTCGCGCTTTACAGCCCGCAGGTCCTGTCCGACGGCCATGGCGCGCTGCATGAGCAGGTGGGAAGCGCGGTGACGGCCTCCGTCGCCATCGTGTTCGGGCTCAAGATTCTCGCCTCAGCGCTGTCCATCGGCTCAGGATTCCGGGGCGGCCTGTTCTTCGCCTCGCTGTTCCTCGGCGCGCTGATGGGCAAACTCTATGGGGCGTTGCTGGCCATCGCATTTCCCGGCTTCCATCTGGACCCCGCCGTGGCGGCGGTGGTGGGCATGGGCGCGCTGGCCGTGGGCGTCATCGGCGGGCCGCTCACCATGAGCTTTCTCGTGCTGGAGATGACGCGGGACATTTCCCTCTCCGGCTTCGTCATGGCGGCAGCCGTCGTCACCTCGCTGACGGTGCGGGAAACCTTCGGCTACTCCTTCTCCACCTGGCGCCTGCACCTGCGCGGCGAGACCATCCGGGGGGCGCAGGATGTCGGCTGGATGCGCGATCTCACCGTCGCGAAGATGATGCGCACGGATTTCCCCACCTTCCCGCAGGAGGGGACCCTCGATGCCCTGCGGGCCCGCTACGCGCTCGGCTCCACCCGCATGGTGGTGCTTGTCACCGCGGCGGGCGGCTACGGCGGCCTGCTGCGCCTGTCGGAGGCCTACGCATCGCTCAATCCCGGCGATACATCCGTGGCCGACCTCGCCACCCAGCGCGACCATGTGCTGCTTCCGGCCATGAACGTGAAGGAAGCCGCCCTCGCCTTCGACGCCGCCAAGGCCGAAGACCTCGCCGTGGTGGACGAAACGGTCAACCGTCACCTCCTCGGCCTGCTTGGGGAATCCCATGTTCTGAAGCGCTATGCGGCGGAGCTGGAGCGGGCGCGGCGGGGCCTTGGCGCGGAAGACTGA
- a CDS encoding sensor domain-containing diguanylate cyclase, translating to MDKVLKHLSSGRLLRFVTSALILAIVGMQSFALWRSYQETWRDGERYTANTISVLAGAIERDFLLVEASLSGLAEALREPTLMALPPALRQRVLFRRAGDANDFGVMLVLDADGNVVFDDAEDNLSAINFADRDYFRVQKDNPRAGVYVSRPFVSRIASSERAIGISQRLNAPDGSFAGVVVASVRLVYFRQLFERVKLPPGGIIRLTRTDGTVVLRYPSTDGRGNVGDSVAPDHPPITAADGWWVQTSRLDGERRYLRTAYVQGFPLTVTVGLSARRQFAGWYLRAAITLALTLTVSLLLALTVSALASSLRRSREMEGQLERMAITDSLTGLPNRRALDLTLDVEVRRSRRERRELAVLMIDIDHFKRVNDTHGHAVGDAVLAEIAHRIQRAACRPGDFVCRYGGEEFVVILPETPSQGAELVAERIRASVAAIAVVTHGVAVEITVSVGIAVARAEDQPGDMVARSDTALYTAKRAGRNRVARLETFAA from the coding sequence ATGGACAAGGTTCTCAAACACCTCTCCTCCGGCCGTCTGCTCCGGTTTGTCACGAGTGCGCTCATCCTTGCAATCGTGGGGATGCAGTCCTTTGCTCTGTGGCGCTCCTATCAGGAAACCTGGCGCGACGGCGAGCGCTATACCGCGAACACCATATCGGTGCTCGCGGGAGCGATAGAGCGCGACTTTCTTCTGGTGGAAGCGAGCCTGTCGGGGCTCGCGGAGGCGCTCCGCGAACCAACCCTGATGGCGCTTCCGCCGGCGCTACGTCAACGCGTGTTGTTTCGCCGTGCGGGCGATGCCAACGACTTCGGCGTCATGCTTGTGTTGGACGCCGACGGCAATGTCGTCTTCGACGACGCGGAAGATAACCTGAGCGCGATCAATTTTGCCGATCGGGACTACTTCCGCGTGCAGAAAGACAACCCGCGCGCCGGCGTCTATGTCAGCCGCCCCTTCGTGTCCCGGATCGCGAGCTCCGAGCGGGCCATCGGGATCAGCCAGAGGCTGAACGCGCCTGACGGCTCATTCGCCGGCGTCGTCGTCGCCTCCGTCCGGCTTGTCTACTTCCGGCAGCTGTTCGAGCGGGTGAAGCTGCCGCCCGGCGGCATCATCCGCCTGACACGGACGGACGGCACCGTTGTGCTGCGCTATCCTTCCACCGATGGGCGGGGCAATGTGGGGGACAGCGTTGCGCCCGATCATCCACCGATAACAGCCGCCGACGGCTGGTGGGTGCAAACGTCCCGGCTCGACGGTGAGCGTCGCTACCTGCGGACCGCCTACGTGCAGGGCTTTCCATTGACGGTGACTGTGGGGCTGTCGGCGCGCAGGCAGTTCGCGGGCTGGTACCTGCGCGCGGCCATCACCCTCGCGCTGACTCTCACCGTGTCTTTGCTGCTCGCGCTGACGGTCTCGGCGCTGGCCAGCTCCCTTCGGCGCAGCCGCGAGATGGAGGGCCAGCTGGAGCGCATGGCGATCACCGATTCCCTGACCGGCCTTCCCAACCGTCGGGCGCTCGACCTCACGCTGGATGTGGAGGTGCGGCGCTCTCGTCGGGAGCGGCGCGAGCTTGCGGTGCTGATGATCGACATCGACCACTTCAAGCGGGTCAATGACACCCACGGTCACGCCGTTGGTGACGCCGTGCTCGCCGAGATTGCCCATCGCATTCAGCGCGCCGCGTGCCGTCCGGGAGATTTCGTGTGCCGCTATGGCGGGGAGGAGTTCGTCGTCATCCTTCCCGAAACGCCATCGCAGGGGGCGGAGCTGGTGGCCGAGCGCATCCGGGCGAGCGTCGCGGCCATCGCCGTCGTGACCCATGGTGTCGCCGTCGAGATCACGGTCAGCGTCGGGATCGCCGTCGCGCGGGCTGAGGACCAGCCAGGCGATATGGTCGCGCGGAGCGATACGGCGCTTTACACGGCGAAGCGGGCCGGACGGAACCGGGTCGCCCGGCTCGAGACGTTCGCGGCCTGA
- a CDS encoding AI-2E family transporter: MERPQERHYERRQDRLPERDGSETFGPVLQLALRFGTLALLFGWCFTIVQPFLTSILWGLIIAIASHPLFTRLCATLNGRTAAAASLFVILALALLVLPAMLLADTLVNSLKLLAHHMADGTLRLPPPPVAVRGWFLVGEPLYSFWMLASTNLDQAISSIASELTWAGKWMLGSATGVLLGILEFVVAIFVAAVLMANATSGQRIAGDVVTRLAGSGGLGYSDLAVRTIRSVSKGIIGVALIQALLAGLGFLAADIPAAGLLALLCLIIAIVQLPLAIVLVPVAIYAFTLLDPVPAVIFAIWCTGVSLIEHVLRPIMLGRGVDVPMLVVFIGAIGGLLSSGVLGLFVGPVVLALGYTLILHWLEAEPARPAVEHRRTDRPAAE; this comes from the coding sequence ATGGAACGACCGCAGGAACGGCATTACGAACGGCGTCAGGATCGCTTGCCAGAAAGGGACGGCAGCGAGACCTTCGGCCCTGTGCTCCAGCTGGCGCTGCGGTTCGGCACGCTGGCGCTCCTGTTCGGCTGGTGCTTCACCATCGTCCAGCCGTTCCTGACCTCCATCCTGTGGGGGCTGATCATCGCCATCGCCTCCCACCCGCTCTTCACGCGCCTGTGCGCGACCCTCAACGGCCGCACGGCGGCCGCCGCCAGCCTGTTCGTGATTCTCGCGCTGGCGTTGCTCGTGCTGCCGGCGATGCTGCTCGCCGATACCCTCGTGAACAGCCTGAAGCTTCTGGCCCATCACATGGCGGACGGGACCCTGCGCCTGCCGCCGCCCCCGGTCGCCGTGCGGGGCTGGTTCCTCGTCGGGGAGCCGCTCTACAGCTTCTGGATGCTGGCCTCGACCAATCTCGACCAGGCCATAAGCTCCATCGCGTCCGAACTCACCTGGGCCGGGAAATGGATGCTCGGGTCGGCGACCGGCGTGCTGCTCGGGATCCTGGAGTTCGTCGTCGCCATCTTCGTGGCGGCGGTGCTGATGGCGAATGCAACCAGCGGTCAGCGCATCGCCGGCGATGTCGTCACCCGCCTAGCGGGTTCCGGCGGGCTCGGCTATTCGGACCTTGCCGTGCGCACCATCCGCAGCGTCAGCAAGGGCATCATCGGCGTCGCGCTGATCCAGGCGCTGCTGGCGGGGCTCGGCTTTCTTGCGGCGGACATTCCAGCCGCCGGCCTCCTGGCGCTGCTGTGTCTCATCATCGCCATCGTCCAGCTGCCGCTGGCCATTGTGCTGGTGCCGGTCGCGATCTACGCCTTCACTTTGCTAGATCCGGTGCCGGCCGTGATCTTCGCCATCTGGTGCACCGGCGTCTCGCTCATCGAGCATGTCCTGCGCCCCATCATGCTGGGGCGTGGTGTGGACGTGCCGATGCTGGTCGTGTTCATCGGCGCCATCGGCGGACTGCTGTCATCGGGCGTGCTGGGCCTTTTCGTCGGGCCGGTGGTGCTGGCGCTGGGCTACACCCTCATCCTGCACTGGCTGGAGGCCGAGCCTGCTCGCCCCGCCGTGGAGCATCGCCGCACCGACCGGCCGGCCGCAGAGTAA
- a CDS encoding cupin domain-containing protein, producing the protein MSTPSKSQGNAPNYMISHLDEIPAVPCPCGFARRAFGTDDNKLATVHLTDITEDARVHYHKHMTEIYVILEGEGEMELDGERVPVSPLTSIFIKPGCRHRAIGRLRILNIPIPAFDPHDEWFD; encoded by the coding sequence ATGAGCACGCCAAGCAAAAGCCAGGGCAACGCGCCGAACTACATGATCTCGCACCTCGACGAGATCCCCGCCGTGCCCTGCCCTTGCGGCTTCGCCCGCCGCGCCTTCGGGACGGACGACAACAAGCTGGCGACCGTGCACCTCACCGACATCACCGAGGACGCGCGGGTGCACTACCACAAGCACATGACCGAGATTTACGTGATCCTCGAAGGCGAAGGGGAGATGGAGCTCGACGGCGAGCGCGTGCCGGTCTCGCCGCTCACGTCCATCTTCATCAAGCCGGGCTGCCGGCATCGCGCCATCGGCCGCCTGCGCATCCTGAACATCCCGATCCCGGCCTTCGACCCGCATGACGAGTGGTTCGACTGA
- the rpsI gene encoding 30S ribosomal protein S9, protein MAEVLQSLDALGAATVSAQPEAPVHVQKLDKFGRAYATGKRKDAVARVWVRPGTGKITVNDRDIEVYFARPVLRLMINQPFQVAAREGQYDVVATVSGGGLSGQAGALRHGLSKALTYYEPELRSPLKKGGFLTRDSRVVERKKYGRAKARRSFQFSKR, encoded by the coding sequence ATGGCCGAGGTTCTCCAGTCCCTCGACGCGCTCGGCGCAGCGACCGTCTCGGCCCAGCCCGAAGCCCCCGTCCATGTCCAGAAGCTGGACAAGTTCGGCCGCGCCTATGCCACCGGCAAGCGCAAGGACGCCGTGGCGCGCGTGTGGGTTCGCCCCGGCACCGGCAAGATCACCGTCAATGACCGGGACATCGAGGTGTATTTCGCCCGTCCCGTGCTGCGCCTGATGATCAACCAGCCGTTCCAGGTCGCGGCCCGCGAAGGCCAGTATGACGTGGTCGCCACCGTGTCCGGCGGCGGTCTGTCCGGCCAGGCCGGCGCGCTGCGTCACGGCCTTTCCAAGGCGCTCACCTATTACGAGCCCGAGCTGCGCAGCCCCCTCAAGAAGGGCGGCTTCCTGACCCGCGACAGCCGCGTGGTCGAGCGCAAGAAGTACGGCCGCGCCAAGGCCCGCCGTTCGTTCCAGTTCTCGAAGCGCTGA
- the rplM gene encoding 50S ribosomal protein L13 — protein MTTYSAKPAEIEKKWVVIDASGLVVGRLATIIAMRLKGKHLPIYTPHVDCGDNVVVVNAEKAVFTGRKKDQKVYYHHTGYAGGIKERTAKFILEGRFPERVIEKAVERMLARGPLGRKIMGNLRVYKGPAHPHEAQQPVALDVAALNRKNVRN, from the coding sequence ATGACGACGTATTCGGCCAAGCCCGCCGAAATCGAGAAGAAGTGGGTGGTGATCGACGCCAGCGGCCTTGTTGTCGGCCGGCTCGCGACCATCATCGCCATGCGCCTGAAGGGCAAGCACCTGCCCATCTACACCCCCCACGTGGATTGCGGCGACAATGTCGTCGTGGTCAACGCCGAGAAGGCGGTGTTCACGGGCCGCAAGAAGGACCAGAAGGTCTACTACCATCACACCGGCTATGCGGGCGGCATCAAGGAACGCACCGCGAAGTTCATTCTCGAGGGCCGCTTCCCGGAGCGCGTCATCGAGAAGGCGGTGGAGCGCATGCTCGCTCGCGGCCCGCTCGGCCGCAAGATCATGGGCAACCTGCGCGTCTACAAGGGCCCTGCCCACCCGCACGAGGCCCAGCAGCCGGTCGCCCTCGACGTGGCGGCTCTCAACCGCAAGAACGTGAGGAACTGA
- a CDS encoding PaaI family thioesterase: protein MTAARDVVMTVKELDAFLAAEFPQAFGPGRAHHVERVGLKTATVRLDADESHLRPGGTISGPAMMALADVAVYVALLAQIGPVALAVTTNLSINFLRKPAPGPLFGDARIIKLGKRLAVGEVGIRGPGDDELVAHCVATYSIPDQPKA, encoded by the coding sequence ATGACTGCGGCGCGGGATGTGGTGATGACGGTGAAGGAACTCGACGCCTTCCTCGCGGCCGAATTTCCCCAGGCCTTCGGGCCGGGCCGCGCCCACCATGTGGAGCGCGTGGGCCTCAAGACCGCGACGGTGCGCCTCGATGCTGATGAGAGCCACCTGCGGCCGGGCGGCACCATCTCGGGGCCGGCCATGATGGCGCTCGCGGACGTGGCGGTCTATGTGGCGCTCCTCGCGCAGATCGGCCCGGTGGCGCTGGCGGTGACGACGAACCTCTCCATCAATTTCCTGCGCAAGCCCGCGCCCGGCCCGCTGTTTGGCGATGCCCGCATCATCAAGCTCGGCAAGCGGCTCGCGGTCGGCGAGGTGGGCATCCGCGGGCCGGGGGACGACGAACTGGTCGCGCACTGCGTTGCGACCTACTCGATCCCGGATCAGCCGAAGGCGTGA
- a CDS encoding enoyl-CoA hydratase yields MPATAAVNAAQPSPVTRFDDAGVVTLTLSRPAQRNSLSEAMMAALTVTLAEVAADPSARAVVLAAEGPVYSAGHDLKEIQTHRSDPDRGRAYFEDVLKRCATLMTAIVRLPQPVIAAVEGMATAAGCQLVASCDLAVAGDKARFCTPGVNIGLFCHTPMVALSRNLSRKHAMEMLLLGDWTEADDALRMGLVNRVVPAGDALTTAQALARKIAEKSQVPVKLGKAAFYAQVELGLDDAYAYASRVMAENMLARDADEGISAVLAKRPAQWEDR; encoded by the coding sequence GTGCCCGCGACAGCCGCCGTGAATGCCGCCCAGCCATCGCCCGTCACGCGCTTCGACGATGCCGGGGTCGTGACGCTGACCCTCTCGCGGCCAGCGCAGCGCAATTCCCTGTCGGAGGCCATGATGGCAGCGCTCACGGTCACGCTGGCCGAGGTGGCAGCCGATCCATCCGCGCGCGCCGTGGTACTCGCGGCAGAAGGGCCAGTCTATTCCGCCGGACATGACCTGAAGGAGATCCAGACGCATCGTTCGGACCCGGATCGCGGCCGCGCCTATTTCGAGGATGTTCTGAAGCGCTGCGCCACGCTGATGACGGCCATCGTCCGCCTGCCCCAGCCGGTCATCGCGGCCGTGGAGGGCATGGCGACCGCCGCCGGTTGCCAGCTGGTGGCGAGCTGTGATCTCGCGGTCGCCGGCGACAAGGCGCGCTTCTGCACACCGGGCGTCAACATCGGCCTGTTCTGCCACACGCCCATGGTGGCGCTCTCGCGCAACCTCTCCCGCAAGCACGCCATGGAGATGCTGCTGCTCGGCGACTGGACCGAGGCGGACGACGCCCTGCGCATGGGCCTCGTCAACCGCGTCGTGCCGGCCGGCGACGCGCTGACGACCGCCCAGGCCCTCGCCCGCAAGATCGCGGAGAAGTCACAGGTGCCGGTGAAGCTCGGCAAGGCGGCCTTCTACGCGCAGGTCGAGCTGGGCCTCGACGACGCTTATGCCTATGCGTCGCGCGTCATGGCCGAGAACATGCTGGCCCGCGACGCGGACGAAGGCATCTCGGCGGTTCTCGCCAAGCGCCCTGCCCAATGGGAAGATCGCTGA
- a CDS encoding DUF2842 domain-containing protein → MPQRLRKLFGTVLMLVLVVVWALMAMALAQGRVTELHWALQTVCYVLLGSLWVLPAALIIRWMERPDKNP, encoded by the coding sequence ATGCCCCAACGCCTGCGCAAGCTTTTCGGTACCGTCCTGATGCTGGTGCTGGTCGTCGTCTGGGCGCTGATGGCCATGGCGCTCGCCCAAGGCCGTGTGACGGAGCTGCACTGGGCGCTCCAGACCGTCTGCTATGTCCTCCTCGGCAGCCTGTGGGTTCTGCCAGCGGCGCTCATCATTCGCTGGATGGAGCGACCCGATAAAAATCCGTGA